From Pseudomonas sp. AN-1:
GCAGTTCGCGCTGGATCTTGCCGGCATCTATGGCATAGCGTCGGTCATGGCCGGGGCGGTCGGTGACGAAGGTGATCAGCTCGCGATAGCTGGCGATGCCCTGCGGCTTCCCGGGGGCCAGCTCTTCGAGCAGGTCGCAGATCGTCTCGACCACCTCCAGGTTGCGCTTCTCGTTGTGGCCGCCGACATTGTAGGTCTCGCCGACCCTGCCGTGGGTAATCACCTCGATCAGTGCGCGCGCGTGATCCTCGACGTACAGCCAGTCGCGGATCTGCGCCCCGTCGCCATACACCGGCAGCGGCTTGCCGCGCAGGGCGTTGAGGATCATGTGCGGGATCAGCTTCTCGGGGTAATGGTAGGGGCCGTAGTTGTTCGAGCAGTTGGTGATCAGCACCGGCAGCCCGTAGGTGCGATGCCAGGCGCGCACCAGGTGGTCGGAGCTGGCCTTGGACGCGGAGTAGGGCGAACTGGGGGCGTAGGGCGTCTGTTCGGTGAACAGCGCGGTGGTGTCGTCGAGATCGCCATACACCTCGTCGGTGGAGATGTGGTGGAAGCGGAAGGCCTCCCGGCGGGGTTCGGGCAGTGCCTGCCAGTACTGGCGTGCGACTTCCAGCAGGGTGTAGGTGCCGACGATGTTGGTCTGGATGAACTCGGCCGGACCGTCGATGGAGCGGTCGACGTGCGACTCGGCCGCGAGGTGCATCAGCACGTCCGGCTGCTGTTCGCGGAAGACCCGTTCGACTTCGGCGCGATCGCAGATGTCCACCTTCTCGAAGACGTAGCGCTCGCTGGCAGCGATCTCGGCGAGCGACTCCAGGTTGCCGGCATAGGTCAGCTTGTCGAGGTTGACCACGTGGTGATCGGTGCGGAGGATCAGACGCCGAATGAGCGCCGAGCCGATGAAGCCGGCGCCGCCGGTGACGAGGATTTTCATGAGGGCGTGGCCCGCTGGCTGTTGAGGTGGGCTGAAAGGCAGCTGGGTCCGTGCCGGCCGCCTGCGATGCTGGTCGCAGGATAATTACCCGCAATCGGGGCGGCAACACTCAGGCGCATCCTGTTCGATAGCCGAATGCTATGATGCCGCCAATTTTTCTGGGGTTCCGCGTCGTCATGCCGCCCACCGCGGAGGTGTGCAGGCCGTGTGCGGCGGGTATGGAGGGGGTGCGTGGTGAGGGGTTCTGCAGCGAGTGCGGCGGCTGACGGCTTCCGTACCGATATCAACGGCCTGCGCGCGTGGGCCGTGGTGGCCGTGGTGCTCTACCACTTCGGCGTGCCGGGGTTCGGCGGGGGCTTCGTCGGCGTCGACGTGTTCTTCGTGATTTCCGGCTTCCTGATGGCCGGCATCGTCGTCGGCGGGCTGGACAGGGGCGGCTTCAGTCTGCCCGGCTTCTATCTGGCGCGGGCCCGGCGGATCCTCCCCGCGCTGCTGGTCCTGGTGGCCGTCGTCCTGGTGGCCGGCTGGTTCCTGCTGATGACCAGCGACTATCAGATGCTGGGGCGCCATGCCCGCGAGAGCGTG
This genomic window contains:
- the rfbB gene encoding dTDP-glucose 4,6-dehydratase, which codes for MKILVTGGAGFIGSALIRRLILRTDHHVVNLDKLTYAGNLESLAEIAASERYVFEKVDICDRAEVERVFREQQPDVLMHLAAESHVDRSIDGPAEFIQTNIVGTYTLLEVARQYWQALPEPRREAFRFHHISTDEVYGDLDDTTALFTEQTPYAPSSPYSASKASSDHLVRAWHRTYGLPVLITNCSNNYGPYHYPEKLIPHMILNALRGKPLPVYGDGAQIRDWLYVEDHARALIEVITHGRVGETYNVGGHNEKRNLEVVETICDLLEELAPGKPQGIASYRELITFVTDRPGHDRRYAIDAGKIQRELHWTPEETFESGLRKTVAWYLNNLDWCNHVLADDHRSEHLTTKS